From the genome of Phoenix dactylifera cultivar Barhee BC4 chromosome 5, palm_55x_up_171113_PBpolish2nd_filt_p, whole genome shotgun sequence:
GATATTTCGAAAACATTGCATCTCATGCGGAAACTAATGTTCAGGAAATCAATACTCGCTTCCAAAGAGCCGAGCACATGCGCCCGTGGTCATTAGCCTAATTCCATAAAGCATGATTTGGGCTTCctggaaaaaaaatctatttaaaCAAGAAGACTTGCTTCCACATATCTGATGTGAgactaaaaaaaaagagttttaaaATCTTTGAAATACTTAACACATATCACACAAGattggttttattttttaaaatttaaatcttttcaTAAGTTACAAACTCCAATATGCTCCACTTCAATCAAAAAGGAGAGAAGGACAAAACAACCGAAGAGAGAACAGGGAGAGAAGGGAGAAGGAGATGGGGAGAGAGGGTGTGTTTTCCGGCCATGTATGCCAAAGAACCCAATTGGAACACACTTGGACCCTCTCTCGctatctctctttctccctcaaAATCTTAGACCTCTTCTTTAGAAAGGGCTAGAGAGAAGCTAACAAGGTCCTTAGTTACACATAGACTATTAAAGTTTTGAAGAAGTTTTTGATAAATCGATATATCAAATTAAAGTTTCAAGTTATCTATATAAATTGGtataattaaactaagaaaaacTAAGATAGCATTTGATTGGAAAATTAACTGAGTAGAATAAATACACATACGGCAAATTCAATCTTGGACCATATGATCTTGGACTACTACATCCATGATTGCGGGGCTGGATCTGATCCACCATACCCGAACTACAAAGGATCTAAATTTTAATTAACAAAAATGCTTTAGtaactaaaaaaaatctaattgtcAAAAAAACACTTAGCTGGTTTGTTGCATTCTCATTGCTCCCTTTGTATTTTCAGTTGTGAATGGTGCCTCATAATGAACCAATGGAGTGCTGGCAAGTTAGTTGAGCGATCTTTTTTAGAGTGGTTCTTCTGAATTACCGTAGCATTTCTCTCATTTAAAAACTTGTAAACacaaatagaaattaaataacTCGCGATATGAAAGGAGAGTAGGGCGCGATTGCCATCCCAATCTAAACCAACGGGTCAAATACCTGCAAGCCAGAGGCAGTTCATCCGGTCTTGGAGGTTCCGGCGCCATCGCACAGGACAAGCTGTCCCTCCAATTTGCCGCCGGCGCCTGGTACAGATCGAAATTACTATTGAACCGCACCTTCTTCGCCGGATCCCTGCTGTAGTATTCCCTCTTCACCTCGGCCGCCGCCTCGTTGAACGTCCTCACTCCTGCAAGCATTTCGTCGAGCACCGGCGCAGGGACGCCGTGGTTGACCACCTGGAAGAACCCCAGCGTCTCAGATGCCCGCCTCAGCTCGGCCACAACCTCCTTTCGCCGGGCGCTGTCAGAGTCGGAGCCTCGGAGGTCGATGACGGGGATTTGGAGGCGAGCAGTGGCACCGTCCGAGTTGGAGGGGTTGATACCGTCCAAGTGGTCGGGTGgccggaagaagaagggagggatCTTGCGGATGCCGGCGTCGACGAGGCCCTTCACGCCGGCTTTCGTCTCGTCGAATGCTTTCATCGCACCGGCCCGGTCGTAGTCGATGGACATGGTGGCTACTTTGAGTTGAGCGCTGCGTGTTATGAGAATTGTGGGAGGAGGGTGCGTGGTTTTAAAGTACTCCACTGGGAGGGTAGTGGGTGAGGGGAAGACCTTTTCTGTGGCGGATTTTTCCTTCCAAAATTAGTACTGCGGAGTGTATTTGGAAGGgaacaacattgaaagagaaacGAAACAAACCGGAGTTGGATTGCGGTATAGGACAGGGCTCTCTCACTGTCGAAGTAACGTGGGCAAACAAAAGACTTATCTGTGGGAAAAATTAAAGGGAATTTTTCGaaaattaaatgcgcacgcggtcAAAATCTCGATTAACGTGTGCATATGGATTTGAAAATGGCCGGACgctaaaaaaaacataaatgcGCATGGGATCCGCATGCGCGTTTGAGAACGAAAACGGCCAAGCgcatttgaaaattaaaatgtTCATTGGGCATTTTTGGTATTGAGCCAGTGCCTGCTGCGCTTGATTATCGCGTGAAGGAGACGGACGGgaggttctatatacaccccccctattgctaaggacaccccccaaaaaccaaaaaaaaaatacccaaactaacctttagtataattaccatattgcccttgaaattttctcatacacccccccttcctcctcctccgtttcgttttgaaaagaaaaaaaaaaacacccctcaaaccccccttaaacccctcgatccatttacatcgtttaggcgatctttgaaggagatttaagccccattcgaagcatggacaagcaactagtgatttgggacgaagaatcggccgcaaaggtacgtgttccaccttgtttcgaaatttttttttttcacggttcgtgctccgttcggcactggatcgccgaacaaaaggcttcggTTCGGCTGAActgtgccgaacagaagccttctgttcggcaaccctcaaccgagcaGAAGCCtactgttcggctgcacagtgccgaacagaaggcttctgtccggcactgtgcagccgaacagaagggttctgtccggcgaacagaagccttctgttcggcactgtgcagccgaacagaaggcttctggtgccaaatcgcatgccgtgctgaattttgtgccaaaCAGATtctctgattcattaattcttggtgataaattattttatatgtagggctatgctacaaccgaatcgagtataattggatcagaatttgtactggattacacaagcgaatttacaacttacgaggtattataatgtattgtgcaattttgtattagtttagcgagctatttttacaactgtgtacttacataaattgtttaatgtatagatcttcaagagtagagaggacttgtgtaattggtgtcgtgaagctgggaggcgaaatggttttgttgttgtaatcaaatcatccgatgcaggtaccatttctaagaaacccagaattacgttaggttgtgagaggggtgggacgtaccgaaccaaaaaagaaaagcgaataaagactgcctgtgggacaaagaagtgtggatgcccttttgcattaagaggaaagaaattggatactgcggatgattggatattactggtcgtatatggagtgcacaatcatcccgctgcagagaatctggaggggcactcatatgcagggagattatctgagcaggagacggaattgttagtggatatgtcgaagagtttggttcgtccaaaggacatattatccacattgaaggaaagagatgccctcaatgttacgactatcaagactatctacaatgtacgtcaacggtttaaggttgtagagaaagccgggaggtctgaaatgcaacatctattaggtaaattatcagaggctaaatatattgagtggcataggaattgtactaatacggatgttgtgcatgacttattttgggcacaccctggcagcattaatttgttccgtgcattttcccgtgtgttgataatggattgcacgtacaagacgaataggtatcgtcttccgctcttagagattgtgggggtgacatcttctgacatgacatttttaattgcttttgtatacttaaattctgagcgggaagaaagctatacttgggcattagagagattgcgcagtgtcatagctgatgatgttttgcctgagttgattgttacagatagagacttggctttgatgaatgcaattcatagagtatttcctactgctagacatttattatgtagatggcatattagtaggaatgttttggccaagtgcaaaaaaattttcgaattgaaggagaaatgggataaatttattatgagttggaatgtactagtgctgtcctccacagaagacgagtataatgatcgctggagtgcactgcagagagagttcggtacctatccagatgcactacagtatgtgtcagatacttggctgagcaaatacaaggaaagatttgttgcggcgtggacggatacatgcaggcactacggaaatgtgacgacaaataggtatcacaaataaagactcatttaattttaatttgcctcaattgttatatctaactttcatttgtttactagggtcgagagtgcacatgcaaagctcaaaaagcagcttggatcaagccaaggaagtttcgagtcatcttggactagaatacatggattgattgagttgcagcacagctccgttaaagcctcattggagaagagtttattggtagtgcagcacaacttcaagccagctgaattcaaagagttgcgaggtttcatatctataagtgcgttaaatcatgtcctcgcccaatcaaaacgagccaattcagttgggtttgatgattcaaattgtgggtgcgctattcgacgcacacatggtataccatgtgctcaccagattgcacggtacagggtggaaggtcggcccattcctctcgactgcatagatcctcattggaggaaacttgatattgtgctacccccccccccccgtgcagccaattcagttgagttgtgatgcagagttagatttgattgcgctacgattcaag
Proteins encoded in this window:
- the LOC103700480 gene encoding 1-aminocyclopropane-1-carboxylate oxidase homolog 1-like isoform X2; the protein is MSIDYDRAGAMKAFDETKAGVKGLVDAGIRKIPPFFFRPPDHLDGINPSNSDGATARLQIPVIDLRGSDSDSARRKEVVAELRRASETLGFFQVVNHGVPAPVLDEMLAGVRTFNEAAAEVKREYYSRDPAKKVRFNSNFDLYQAPAANWRDSLSCAMAPEPPRPDELPLACREITFQYANHIQKVGIFLFELLSEALGLNRDHLNEMECAKGLGVVAHYYPPCPEPHLTLGISKHSDPDFLTILLQDQIGGLQVVHQNQWIDVPPLPGALIVNIGDLLQVSNSCRKNSPWWCISWSETDSPEVELSKRDRSNAPTRDPIVSEKPLKIMIYSNVVSFI